The Vibrio gazogenes DNA segment CTCGCAGTATATAAGGGAAATTGATTTTCTCTCATTCCTGACTCAACCTGTGTGTTAGCCAGACATAAACCGAATATCTGATAGCCTGCGGAGAGGAACTGTTGACCCATTCTGATTGGGTACATTTCCAAGCCCCCCCATCCTTTTGACAGGCATATATGTAATATTACGGGATGTCTCACTATTCTCTCCTATTGATAAAAGTGATATATACATTCTACAACATTCGGAGAAAACAGGTTAATTGATTGAGAAAAAAGAGTTCTGAATGTTTTATCAAAACTCTTTTTATAAGGTGTGATTAATCGGAACCGAATAGATCTCGAGTATAGGCTTTTTCTGCAACTTCTGACAATTCATCTGACATCCGATTTGAAATAATGACATCGGCCATCTGTTTAAATTCATCCAGATCACGTATCACTCGGGAATTAAAGAACTGATCTTCTTTCATTGCGGGTTCGTAAATGACGATTTCTAATCCTTTGGCTTTCAGGCGTTTCATGATGCCCTGAACGGATGATGCCCGGAAGTTATCCGAACCGGATTTCATACTTAGTCGATAAATGCCGACAGTTTATGGCTTCTTCTTCAGAATGCTTTCTGCAATGAAGTCTTTACGGGTTCTGTTCGCATCGATAATCGCGACAATAATATTATTAGGATATGGTACTGGGTAAGCAGGATGACATTCAACAACCCGGCATCCCCAGTTCCTGCAACAGCAATTTTTATAACGACTCCCAACCTAACGTATTCAAAATGAGACACTTGGTTTTGGTTATCATACAAGCCTGTCTCTGATTGGGAATGGCTAAACGTTATCGATTAATAATGTGTAAATATTCTGAAACACCTTCAGCAACGGTTTTGAACACAATGTCACATCCTGCTGACCGTAGCTTGGTCAAATCGGCTTGGGTAAACTCTTGATAAGCGCCTTTCAGGTGTTCAGGAAACGGAATGGTTTCGACACGACCACGACCATGGTGGTTAATGACAGCTTTGGCAACTTCTTCAAATGACTCGGCTTTGCCTGTCCCACAGTTGAAAATTCCGGAAATCCCATGTTCCCAGAACCATAAATTCACCTGGCATACATCACCGACATACACAAAATCACGGATAAAATGGTGACTACCTTCAAATAGCTTGGGATTTTCTCCGGCTTTCATCTGGTTGTTGAGGTGAAAAGCAACAGATGCCATTGAGCCTTTATGATCTTCTCGAGGGCCATAAACATTGAAGTAGCGGAACCCCGTAATTTGTGAAAGCTGTTCACCATTTGCTTCTGCATCTTCCCAGAGACGGCGAACATAGTTATCAAACTGTTGTTTGGAGTAACCATATACATTCAATGCACCTTCGTACTCAGGTGATTCAATGAACGTTTTGGTTTCGCCGTAAGTGGCTGCAGACGAAGCATAGAGAAAGGGAATCTCTCTGTCTAAACAGTAATGGAGCAGCTCTTTTGAATACTCATAGTTATTGAGCATCATGTATTTGCCATCCCACTCAGTTGTTGCTGAGCAAGCGCCTTCGTGAAAAACCGCTTCAATCGGGCCGAAATCATCACCAGCCATAATCTGTGCTAAAAAGTCATCACGATCCATGTAGTCGGCTATGCTTAGGTCAACGAGGTTTTTGAACTTTTTGCCGTTTTTGAGATGGTCAACGACAAGGATATCGTCAAATCCTTTGTCATTGAGGGCTTTTACGATATTGCTGCCAATCATGCCAGCGCCGCCGGTTACGATGATCATAGGTTTTCCTGTGAAAAGTATGCATGTGTATAATTGTCGCCCATTATAGCGAGTTGGTATGGTGATGTAATCACAAAATCAGGGTTAAGCATGGGTTAACCTCGCCTCAAGTTAAAGATACATGTATTACCTACCAAATATTGTTCCTCAGCAGATAAGCATTTGAGAGCTTTACCCAGAGGTAGTCGCCTATATACGATTCATACAGTGAGTTAGGAAGTTATTGAATGAAAATTTTGGTCGCTGACGGCTCAGGGTTCATTAGCTCCGAGATTGTTCGTGATATGATTCGAGATATAACGATGATATTGTTAATGTTGATAAATTAACTTATGCAGAAAACTTGGAATCGTTATCTATGACGTCACGACAAGCCCACGTTATTCATTTGAGAAAGTTGATATTTGTGATCGTTTGGCACTTAATTGAATCGCCACTGATTTCCTTAAAGTTGGATATTTGATCTTAGCGCGAACTGAGACTGATTAGTATGTGGGGTTGTAATGTGCTTATCTATTTTCTTAGATGACCACTGAGTTAATTATTTGGTTTGTCTATTTTGAAAAATATTTTTGAATAAAATAATAAATAAAACTTTTGAAATAATATACTGAATTTATAGAGAATAATTTCCTGTTTGCAAATGCTGCATCATGAATAGCATAAAATTCAGGATGATAGTGGACATGATAGCCTTTCTTCTTCGCTCTAAGACATATATCTACATCTTCAAAATACATAAAATAACTTTCATTAAATCCATTGAGTTCCTTGTAGATATCCGTTTTAAACATTAGAAAAGAGCCTGCCGCCCAGTCAATGATAGTCGTGTTTTTGATTTTATTCTTATCATAATAATCTGTTCTTTTTATACCTAGGATCGTTTTAATCGGATTTAAAAGAGAGGGAAATCGTCTAATTGAATTATCAAATTCTGTCATCTCTTTATCACGGTATAAATTGATTGTTGAAATTTCAAAGTTATTTTTTTTTGCTTCTATTAACAGTTTGTTAATTGTATCTAGATTAACTGTTACATCAGGATTAAGAACAAGGAAAAAATCATTATGTGTCATAC contains these protein-coding regions:
- a CDS encoding glycosyltransferase, translated to MSLFISVVSHNHDTLIANNETLRKLATEYKVIIKSNTQATEILKTYCKESNIYLLQGAERKGFGENNNEIFHYAETHLGMTHNDFFLVLNPDVTVNLDTINKLLIEAKKNNFEISTINLYRDKEMTEFDNSIRRFPSLLNPIKTILGIKRTDYYDKNKIKNTTIIDWAAGSFLMFKTDIYKELNGFNESYFMYFEDVDICLRAKKKGYHVHYHPEFYAIHDAAFANRKLFSINSVYYFKSFIYYFIQKYFSK
- the rfaD gene encoding ADP-glyceromanno-heptose 6-epimerase — translated: MIIVTGGAGMIGSNIVKALNDKGFDDILVVDHLKNGKKFKNLVDLSIADYMDRDDFLAQIMAGDDFGPIEAVFHEGACSATTEWDGKYMMLNNYEYSKELLHYCLDREIPFLYASSAATYGETKTFIESPEYEGALNVYGYSKQQFDNYVRRLWEDAEANGEQLSQITGFRYFNVYGPREDHKGSMASVAFHLNNQMKAGENPKLFEGSHHFIRDFVYVGDVCQVNLWFWEHGISGIFNCGTGKAESFEEVAKAVINHHGRGRVETIPFPEHLKGAYQEFTQADLTKLRSAGCDIVFKTVAEGVSEYLHIINR